One genomic region from Apodemus sylvaticus chromosome 1, mApoSyl1.1, whole genome shotgun sequence encodes:
- the Btrc gene encoding F-box/WD repeat-containing protein 1A isoform X8 codes for MLWKKLIERMVRTDSLWRGLAERRGWGQYLFKNKPPDENAPPNSFYRALYPKIIQDIETIESNWRCGRHSLQRIHCRSETSKGVYCLQYDDQKIVSGLRDNTIKIWDKSTLECKRILTGHTGSVLCLQYDERVIITGSSDSTVRVWDVNAGEMLNTLIHHCEAVLHLRFNNGMMVTCSKDRSIAVWDMTSPTDITLRRVLVGHRAAVNVVDFDDKYIVSASGDRTIKVWNTSTCEFVRTLNGHKRGIACLQYRDRLVVSGSSDNTIRLWDIECGACLRVLEGHEELVRCIRFDNKRIVSGAYDGKIKVWDLMAALDPRAPAGTLCLRTLVEHSGRVFRLQFDEFQIVSSSHDDTILIWDFLNDPAAHAEPPRSPSRTYTYISR; via the exons gGGACAGTACTTATTCAAGAACAAACCTCCTGATGAGAATGCTCCTCCCAACTCCTTTTATAGAGCGCTTTATCCTAAAATTATACAAGACATTGAG ACAATAGAGTCCAATTGGAGATGTGGGCGACATAGTTTACAGAGAATCCACTGCCGGAGCGAAACAAGTAAAGGTGTTTACTGTCTACAGTATGACGACCAGAAGATTGTCAGCGGCCTTCGAGACAACACCATCAAG ATCTGGGATAAAAGCACACTGGAATGCAAGCGGATTCTCACAGGCCACACAGGCTCTGTCCTGTGTCTGCAGTACGATGAGAGGGTAATCATCACGGGCTCCTCAGACTCCACCGTCAG AGTGTGGGATGTAAATGCAGGTGAGATGCTGAACACATTGATTCACCACTGTGAAGCCGTTCTGCACCTGCGCTTCAACAACGGCATGATGGTGACCTGCTCCAAAGACCGGTCCATTGCTGTATGGGATATGACTTCCCCAACTGACATCACCCTCAGGAGGGTGCTGGTGGGACACCGAGCTGCAGTCAATGTTGTAGACTTTGATGACAAGTACATCGTTTCTGCCTCTGGAGATAGAACCATAAAG GTGTGGAACACAAGCACTTGTGAGTTTGTAAGGACCCTCAATGGGCACAAGCGAGGCATCGCCTGTTTGCAGTACAGAGACAGGCTGGTGGTGAGCGGTTCCTCTGACAACACCATCAG GCTGTGGGACATAGAGTGTGGAGCGTGCCTGCGAGTGTTGGAAGGCCATGAGGAATTGGTGCGCTGCATTCGATTTGATAACAAAAGGATAGTGAGCGGGGCCTATGATGG GAAAATTAAAGTGTGGGATCTTATGGCTGCTTTGGACCCACGTGCTCCTGCAGGGACTCTTTGTCTCCGGACACTTGTG GAACATTCTGGAAGAGTTTTCCGCCTCCAGTTTGATGAATTCCAGATTGTCAGTAGTTCACACGATGACACAATTCTCATCTGGGACTTCCTGAACGATCCAGCTGCTCATGCTGAGCCGCCCCGCTCCCCTTCTCGGACATACACCTACATCTCCAGATAA